One window of the Marmota flaviventris isolate mMarFla1 chromosome 2, mMarFla1.hap1, whole genome shotgun sequence genome contains the following:
- the Lactb gene encoding serine beta-lactamase-like protein LACTB, mitochondrial isoform X3: MYRLLSAVTLQAATPGGPAWGCGRRGAHQRAGLPPLGNGWVGGLGLGLGLALGVKLAGGLRGAAPAQPPAAPDPEAWPQAVPLLEQSLAPRSLQTPASPHSRCFARAIESSRDLLHRIKDEVGAPGIVVGVSVDGKEVWSEGLGYADVENRVPCKPETVMRIASISKSLTMVALAKLWEAGKLDLDVPVQHYVPEFPEKEYEGEKVSVTTRLLISHLSGIRHYEKDMKKVKEEKAYKALKMMKGTMASDQEKELKEKGSKSNEKNDFSKAKSEQDNESKCRKHGKKKNDFEQGELYLKEKFENSIESLKLFKNDPLFFKPVSFCTQLLAIPYWQP, translated from the exons ATGTACCGGCTCCTGTCAGCCGTGACGCTGCAGGCTGCGACCCCCGGGGGCCCGGCCTGGGGCTGCGGGCGGCGTGGGGCCCACCAGCGGGCTGGGCTGCCGCCGCTCGGCAACGGCTGGGTcgggggcctggggctggggctggggctggcgcTCGGGGTGAAGCTGGCGGGAGGGCTAAGAGGCGCCGCCCCCGCTCAACCCCCGGCGGCCCCCGACCCCGAGGCGTGGCCTCAGGCCGTGCCGCTGCTGGAGCAGTCCCTCGCCCCGCGGTCTCTGCAGACCCCGGCGTCTCCCCACTCCCGGTGCTTCGCCAGAGCCATTGAGAGCAGCCGGGACCTGCTGCACAGAATCAAG GACGAGGTGGGTGCACCAGGAATAGTGGTCGGAGTTTCTGTAGATGGAAAAGAAGTCTGGTCAGAAG GTTTAGGCTATGCCGATGTTGAGAACCGGGTGCCATGTAAACCAGAGACAGTTATGAGAAttgccagcatcagcaaaagcctCACCATGGTTGCTCTTGCCAAATTGTGGGAAGCAGGGAAACTGGATCTTGATGTTCCAGTACAACATTATGTTCCTGAATTCCCAGAAAAAGAATATGAAGGTGAAAAG GTTTCTGTCACAACAAGATTGCTAATATCCCACTTAAGTGGAATTCGTCATTATGAAAAGGacatgaaaaaggtgaaagaagaAAAGGCTTATAAAGCCTTGAAGATGATGAAAGGAACAATGGCATCTGaccaagaaaaagaattgaaagaaaaaggaagcaaaagtAATGAAAAGAATGACTTTTCTAAAGCTAAATCAGAACAGGATAATGAATCCAAATGTCGGAAacatggcaagaaaaaaaatgattttgaacaaGGTGaattatatttgaaagaaaagttcGAAAATTCAATTGAAtccctaaaattatttaaaaatgatcctTTGTTCTTTAAACCTG TCAGTTTTTGTACTCAACTTTTGGCTATACCCTACTGGCAGCCATAG
- the Lactb gene encoding serine beta-lactamase-like protein LACTB, mitochondrial isoform X2, with protein sequence MYRLLSAVTLQAATPGGPAWGCGRRGAHQRAGLPPLGNGWVGGLGLGLGLALGVKLAGGLRGAAPAQPPAAPDPEAWPQAVPLLEQSLAPRSLQTPASPHSRCFARAIESSRDLLHRIKDEVGAPGIVVGVSVDGKEVWSEGLGYADVENRVPCKPETVMRIASISKSLTMVALAKLWEAGKLDLDVPVQHYVPEFPEKEYEGEKVSVTTRLLISHLSGIRHYEKDMKKVKEEKAYKALKMMKGTMASDQEKELKEKGSKSNEKNDFSKAKSEQDNESKCRKHGKKKNDFEQGELYLKEKFENSIESLKLFKNDPLFFKPDFMFTIKRDVLSTHLTWIIPISGLVVDFCLQWVTF encoded by the exons ATGTACCGGCTCCTGTCAGCCGTGACGCTGCAGGCTGCGACCCCCGGGGGCCCGGCCTGGGGCTGCGGGCGGCGTGGGGCCCACCAGCGGGCTGGGCTGCCGCCGCTCGGCAACGGCTGGGTcgggggcctggggctggggctggggctggcgcTCGGGGTGAAGCTGGCGGGAGGGCTAAGAGGCGCCGCCCCCGCTCAACCCCCGGCGGCCCCCGACCCCGAGGCGTGGCCTCAGGCCGTGCCGCTGCTGGAGCAGTCCCTCGCCCCGCGGTCTCTGCAGACCCCGGCGTCTCCCCACTCCCGGTGCTTCGCCAGAGCCATTGAGAGCAGCCGGGACCTGCTGCACAGAATCAAG GACGAGGTGGGTGCACCAGGAATAGTGGTCGGAGTTTCTGTAGATGGAAAAGAAGTCTGGTCAGAAG GTTTAGGCTATGCCGATGTTGAGAACCGGGTGCCATGTAAACCAGAGACAGTTATGAGAAttgccagcatcagcaaaagcctCACCATGGTTGCTCTTGCCAAATTGTGGGAAGCAGGGAAACTGGATCTTGATGTTCCAGTACAACATTATGTTCCTGAATTCCCAGAAAAAGAATATGAAGGTGAAAAG GTTTCTGTCACAACAAGATTGCTAATATCCCACTTAAGTGGAATTCGTCATTATGAAAAGGacatgaaaaaggtgaaagaagaAAAGGCTTATAAAGCCTTGAAGATGATGAAAGGAACAATGGCATCTGaccaagaaaaagaattgaaagaaaaaggaagcaaaagtAATGAAAAGAATGACTTTTCTAAAGCTAAATCAGAACAGGATAATGAATCCAAATGTCGGAAacatggcaagaaaaaaaatgattttgaacaaGGTGaattatatttgaaagaaaagttcGAAAATTCAATTGAAtccctaaaattatttaaaaatgatcctTTGTTCTTTAAACCTG